One region of Plasmodium gaboni strain SY75 chromosome 6, whole genome shotgun sequence genomic DNA includes:
- a CDS encoding putative N-acetylglucosaminylphosphatidylinositol deacetylase, translating into MSYCISLAIVLTIFSLLLYIIINYLNKKKYTFSNLLGNKNISIIVAHPDDELMFFFPTIKFLFDKKKKKNIFLLSLSNGNYYGYGNIREKELYKVWSYIGGEKNNCHIWNDNKIQDGWIYWDEQYISKLIKNYCTQYDIKTIFTFDSYGVSGHPNHISTYNSIRMLSNMKDIDIYTLKSTNIIYKYMSFFSYPFITNKRFVIWSFNPLFLLRLMFFYKSQLVYYRILFCIFSQYVYFNTFDLLKTHTNGGL; encoded by the exons ATGTCTTACTGTATCTCCCTTGCTATAGTCTTGACAATTTTCTCattactattatatataataattaattatttaaataagaaaaaatataccTTCTCTAATTTGTTGGGAAATAAAAACATCAGTATTATCGTAGCACATCCAGACGATGAGcttatgtttttttttccaactataaaatttttgtttgataaaaaaaaaaaaaaaaatatatttcttttatctCTATCTAACGGTAATTATTATGGATATGGGAATATTAGGGAAAAAGAATTATACAAAGTATGGTCATATATAGGAGGAGAGAAAAATAATTGTCATATATggaatgataataaaatacaaGATGGATGGATTTATTGGGATGAACAATATATTTCCAAATTAATCAAAAATTATTGTACTCAATATGATATAAAGACG ATATTTACGTTTGATAGTTACGGGGTATCTGGACATCCTAATCATATAAGTACTTATAACAGTATTAG GATGTTATCAAATATGAAAGACATAGATATTTACACTCTAAAATCCAcaaatatcatatataaatacatgAGCTTCTTTTCTTATCCTTTTATAACCAACAAAAG GTTTGTCATTTGGTCATTTAATCCTCTCTTTTTATTAAG GCtaatgtttttttataaatcaCAGCTTGTCTATTACAGGATTCTATTCTGTATATTCTCTCA atatgtatattttaacaCCTTTGATTTATTAAAGACACATACAAATGGGGGATTATAA
- a CDS encoding putative anaphase promoting complex subunit, with product MAHITVKRIHAVARWKWIGSTNDSVCAICNSSLENTCTSCMRPGNGCPPAFGTCGHHFHLHCMEKWIKQNKLTCPCCRADWYYETQQLN from the coding sequence atggCTCATATTACAGTAAAAAGAATTCATGCAGTTGCAAGATGGAAATGGATTGGTTCAACAAATGATAGTGTGTGTGCAATTTGTAATAGTTCTTTAGAAAACACATGTACTAGTTGTATGCGTCCAGGAAATGGTTGTCCTCCTGCATTTGGAACATGTGGtcatcattttcatttacATTGTATGGAAAAATGGATTAAACAAAACAAATTAACTTGTCCTTGTTGTAGAGCCGATTGGTATTATGAGACCCAACAGcttaattaa
- a CDS encoding putative SNF2 helicase, whose translation MRIRKTWCTLCRENFEEGDECIQCKQCKKKFHRECLQAEGLMDNEQLKDIKNYVCYQCINEDDDIPENEDRCKICREKSSNMILLLCDGCPNSYHVSCLGLAAEPESEKWYCPICKPDDHKNLDVRRMRKGFVLDNMNGEHVNSSTCYVCQRPGKLLGCDFCPNSFHPTCLPDLDFDNISDQWECPCCKNEDPLLNQGHKRWTKNEIQEIMKKRQRELGFWRSKIIKYRNRFLLAHRKDLQPFVNPRVFSNLTKTFKNDYFHTKSSSSYNNKKSNKYDSDKYNSKKDVDMDSKEFNEFISSLEDEAHQNACKFIESVFLSVYYPNGRKIERRPLVDNVQLKPHQEDGVEWLLKSFLTGGAILADEMGLGKTIQTLCFLSYLKCNKIDGPHLIVVPLSTVGNWLREIHRFTPHLTCIKICGSKNERTHAKEDRLAEKGLYDLYVTTYETVKNEEEFFVETIPKWQCIVLDEAHRIKNQSGAIRHSMDRVVGNMRLLLTGTPLQNNSAELFTLINFMFPDIFKNSEIIEQAFMNASQNNKNKNNNNNNNTKDEKNNNNNNDDGGGGSNTGNNSSKVNVNIGNIDLKSAIKEEDLKSIRCLLDKIMLRRLKEQAITLPKKIFHDVWLPLGSLSAHWYKRLLDIRSMVEEKVSVKKLLGLVIKMRIICGHPKGIVSRPSQMEKLFAFFEEESEDIKEQVKNDAIKLKNISGEEHIESSSKLIFIDKLLCQLHYENCKYVKNYESSYEKHKKEVAAYNYHKLQEQNNSQKKKREHSGKFKKIEALENSPLFMEIYNKGRFDLKPTSEKEDMLKSFMHPVPVDNDCPYKKKRCIYDKVQEYVKNNSNIKHKGRSRLISDNKKNNNSDDDDDEGDDYNDDDDNEEDDNEEDDNEEDDEVNYYNKRKDKKKKVISDDDDDQNSNNDNKSEDNNSDDNKNVSKNDNNGSDNDNDNNNNNNINEDQNDDNIFNLHDSSKINNNIKEFLKSEKMEMSNNTDKINEDSTVGVTDKGDNKLDDFDMLKREEKEKHDGYIKEEGEEDEDEEMITHKNSTQLNIDNNNNNNITDIKLQTDEKKVVVNIKNEINDNDESGEKLGEAKMHKVLIFTQFQLVLDELEEYCKYRCWKYMRLDGSTNKLIRELDIREFNLSDSIYFIYLISTRAGGLGINLTAANHVIMYDEDWNPFIDLQAIDRAHRIGQKREVNVWKLMTEWTVEERMAFRREQKLKLDKLVVQTQDDEDMLDNFEEKLSSDEIRKLMLHGKAAIQNMDVESTNNFPLEFFIERGRQKLPIINGVDLEREEKCAIEEEINKKDDDDDILVSKNDDEDDDDNSVDGKYNNNDDDNGIDIDEVMMDEAEELETRNNNNNNNMNDGTGGSGEMINGQFSSSNNNQNNQNNNNNNNNNDISLWRSVRERKKPQILYTPEYWGRKQEVKQIKHEYRCFICNNTKNHKAIVKDRNGNDIEIDYGDMINCFRCPKTYHKLCEGIKDENVKKTWTCSWHECCLCFRKSSQCGNLLIHCATCPTSFCYNCFPPDYVRYYVGEEYYHNLRQRGVNFTPQNWVCFLCSKCKAVEEQKKRRKMTKEERENEKQLQKELRSQLHDSKQEELEAKKRKRAQQLERDKFIIENRKRIDALDQQYEDQLRKAYENVFPNNFVKELVNRIEHAKMLKQKGIVEDNSNNKETNKKKSTTFLHTKLPSKLLVLCENCKLPCHANYKYPGKCCYPPELDKSYYMSNTSFSQMGRDGFEKRVSEGKNDSCLSHVNFQDKVADDSNNMKNITNMLDANKMSSPHKGGAKSEQNEGSTTPSRNEGIKKDIMITSTMNSNSKGNSGAMLNIKNTTADNINNNNNNNNNNNSYYFNENKESSPCSNKNMSKKGTEYNQNDDQDYNISGSKDKVKSVGTTLLSDGSMRFDKDTPENNMNDNNMNNNHNNNDKDSPQNNNNDNTSKNKTRKFLRAVCSKCGTVQLGKLAHFRKHCDKLTEEEKKEYDEKREKLKELINLLNKKKIKEEHTEEEYKNMSVFKFKSLYSNYQDKADDILEDCIRSMKWDILIADKKKIIKKEKEKENKKVYSKNDDDNKKNNMTSMSLKAKLTHFLSNQSLTINSDYSDTKDIIEIRSDLTDEMKEKLNDELSTISGKRKKCVVKNIKKVKKKKGNDDNNNNDDENNKSNNSSSKKKDDKDLKKLNLLINPFHEKLIKDTHNANFIRDSFNEDFLNKAKEFLRVTKSNLINNGNNNNNNNKNKKSSSNNKNINKTSSNTKNSSNTKSSSNTKSSSNTKNKNNKNNLNHSFLENATTAEDFLRGITTGSNNNIFNLVSSSNPPFDKNKKLKDDEFEKSIIQNYLNKMKNSLKNSSQLDKNSIKEKLKELNYVNSRANSNSKNNMNTTNNNNNNNNNNQYNITAQENSLRFAKEIFKNGAFDKNGNFKLYTNKGNLCNTNKDIVHLLKSNEQIENMNTNSGYSINDFNLDIFNIDKNIKCEDLEKKLLNLCASTNLMNKKNMQHDNNKKEDNKNFMLDSKNKNKQFLFKKDNTQQQEAFLSNTPKSKKESSNSRKRMVEEVNVDYDIKKITNTSENSGPNKVQEYILYRRNSSSVMPNVGNNNDKNKNVRNDDDDDEEDDEDDDEDNNEDDDEDNNEDDNEEEDDEEDDKNQSSNYNNKKKKTNNTSTNSSNNNSNKNKNNKSGNNIHQASNLLYKNLLNNPQNLLQHLNLEDVKNFLKAADRSNNDNVPEIN comes from the coding sequence ATGAGAATAAGAAAAACATGGTGTACGTTATGTCGTGAAAATTTCGAAGAGGGTGATGAATGTATTCAGTGTAAACAATGtaagaaaaaatttcaTAGAGAATGTTTACAAGCCGAAGGTTTAATGGATAATGAGCAATTAAAAGACATAAAGAATTATGTATGTTATCAATGTATAAATGAAGATGATGATATACCAGAGAATGAAGATCGATGTAAAATATGTCGTGAGAAATCATCAAATAtgattttattattatgtgaTGGATGTCCAAATAGTTACCATGTTAGTTGTTTAGGTTTAGCAGCAGAACCAGAATCAGAAAAATGGTATTGTCCTATATGTAAACCAGATGATCATAAAAATTTAGATGTAAGAAGAATGAGAAAAGGTTTTGTACTTGATAATATGAATGGAGAACATGTAAATTCATCAACTTGTTATGTGTGTCAAAGACCTGGTAAATTATTAGGTTGTGATTTTTGTCCGAATTCATTTCATCCAACATGTTTACCAGATTTAgattttgataatatttctGATCAGTGGGAATGTCCTTGTTGTAAGAATGAAGATCCTTTATTAAATCAAGGACACAAAAGGTGGacaaaaaatgaaatacaagaaataatgaaaaaaagaCAAAGAGAATTAGGTTTCTGGAGatcaaaaataataaaatatcgTAATCGTTTTTTATTAGCACATCGTAAAGATTTACAACCATTTGTAAATCCACGTGTATTTTCTAATTTAACTAAAACTTTTAAGAATGATTATTTCCATACAAAAAGTAGTAGtagttataataataaaaaatctaataaatatgatagtgataaatataattcaaaaaaagATGTAGATATGGATTCTAAAGAATTCAATGaatttatatcttctttAGAAGATGAAGCTCATCAAAATGCATGTAAATTTATAGAATCCGTTTTCTTAAGTGTATATTATCCAAATGGAAGAAAAATTGAAAGAAGACCACTTGTAGATAATGTTCAATTAAAACCACATCAAGAAGATGGAGTAGAATGGTTATTAAAATCATTTCTAACAGGAGGTGCAATATTAGCAGATGAAATGGGATTAGGAAAAACAATTCAAACATTATgttttttatcatatttaaaatgtaataaaatagatGGTCCTCATTTAATTGTCGTACCTTTATCAACAGTAGGAAATTGGTTAAGAGAAATTCATAGATTTACACCACATTTGACTTGTATTAAAATATGTGGTTCTAAAAATGAAAGAACACATGCAAAAGAAGATCGGCTAGCTGAGAAAGGattatatgatttatatgTAACTACATACGAAACAGTgaaaaatgaagaagaatTTTTTGTAGAAACAATACCTAAATGGCAATGTATAGTATTAGATGAGGCACATAGAATTAAAAACCAAAGTGGTGCAATAAGACATTCAATGGATAGAGTAGTAGGAAATATGagattattattaacagGAACACCACTTCAAAATAATTCAGCAGaattatttacattaataaattttatgtttcctgatatatttaaaaattcaGAAATAATAGAACAAGCATTTATGAATGCTtcacaaaataataaaaacaaaaataataataataataataatactaaagatgaaaaaaataataataataataatgatgatggTGGTGGTGGTAGTAATACAGGTAATAATTCATCCAAGgtaaatgtaaatattgGAAATATAGATTTAAAATCTGCtataaaagaagaagattTAAAATCAATACGTTGTTTATTAGATAAAATTATGTTGAGACGTTTAAAAGAACAAGCCATTACACttccaaaaaaaatatttcatgATGTGTGGTTACCATTAGGTAGTTTATCTGCACATTGGTATAAAAGATTATTAGATATAAGATCTATGGTTGAAGAAAAAGTTAGTGTAAAGAAATTATTAGGTTTagttataaaaatgagAATTATATGTGGACATCCAAAAGGTATAGTAAGTAGACCATCTCAAATGGAAAAATTATTTGCATTTTTTGAAGAAGAAAGTgaagatataaaagaacaagtaaaaaatgatgccataaaattaaaaaatatatctgGTGAAGAACATATAGAATCTTCATCCAAGTTAATTTTTATTGATAAATTGTTATGTCAATTACATTATGAAAATTGtaaatatgttaaaaattatgaatCAAGTTATgaaaaacataaaaaagAAGTTGCTGcttataattatcataaattacaagaacaaaataattcacaaaaaaaaaaaagagaacATTCTggaaaatttaaaaaaattgaagCATTAGAAAATAGTCCCTTATTTatggaaatatataataaggGCAGATTTGATTTAAAACCTACATCTGAAAAGGAGGACATGTTAAAAAGTTTTATGCACCCAGTTCCTGTCGATAATGATTGTCCTTATAAGAAAAAGAGatgtatatatgataaGGTTCAAGAATATGTGAAGAATAATAGTAACATAAAACATAAGGGACGTTCTCGATTAATATctgataataaaaagaataataatagtgatgatgatgatgatgaaggtgatgattataatgatgatgatgataatgaagAGGACGATAATGAAGAGGACGATAATGAGGAAGACGATGAGgtgaattattataataaaagaaaggataagaaaaaaaaggtCATATCTGATGATGATGACGATCAAAATTCAAATAACGACAATAAAAgtgaagataataatagtgATGATAACAAAAATGTTTCTAAAAATGATAACAATGGTAgtgataatgataatgataataataataataataatataaatgaagatCAAAATGATGATAACATTTTCAATCTTCATGATAGTTccaaaataaataataatataaaagaatttttaAAGAGCGAAAAAATGGAAATGTCAAACAATAcagataaaataaatgaagatTCAACTGTAGGCGTTACTGATAAAGGAGATAACAAACTGGATGATTTTGATATGTTGAAGagagaagaaaaagaaaagcATGATGGTTATATAAAGGAAGAGGGAGAAGAGGATGAAGACGAAGAGATGATAACACATAAAAATAGTACACAAttaaatatagataataataataataataatataacagATATAAAATTGCAAActgatgaaaaaaaagttgttgttaatataaaaaatgaaatcaatgataatgatgagAGTGGTGAAAAGTTAGGTGAAGCAAAAATGCATAAAGTATTAATATTTACCCAATTTCAATTAGTTTTAGATGAATTAGAAGAATATTGTAAATATAGATGTTGGAAATATATGAGATTAGATGGTTCcacaaataaattaattagAGAATTAGATATAAGAGAATTTAATTTAAGTGatagtatatattttatatatttaataagTACTAGAGCAGGTGGTTTGGGTATTAATTTAACAGCAGCAAATCATGTTATAATGTATGATGAGGATTGGAATCCATTTATAGATTTACAAGCTATAGATAGAGCTCATCGTATAGGTCAAAAGAGAGAAGTAAATGTCTGGAAATTAATGACAGAATGGACTGTTGAAGAAAGAATGGCATTTAGAAGAGAACAAAAATTGAAATTAGATAAATTGGTTGTACAGACACAAGATGATGAAGATATGTTAGATAATTttgaagaaaaattatcatctgatgaaataagaaaattaaTGTTACATGGTAAAGCAGCTATACAAAATATGGATGTTGAAAGTACAAATAATTTTCCTTTAGAATTTTTTATTGAAAGAGGTCGTCAAAAATTACCTATAATAAATGGTGTAGATTTAGAAAGAGAGGAAAAATGTGCAATAGAAGAggaaattaataaaaaagatgatGACGACGATATATTGGTTAGTAAGAATGATGATGAggatgatgatgataatagTGTTGATGGTAAATATAACAAcaatgatgatgataatggTATAGATATTGATGAAGTTATGATGGATGAAGCAGAGGAATTAGAAACAcgaaataataataataataataatatgaatgatgGAACTGGAGGAAGTGGTGAAATGATAAATGGCCAATTTAGTTCAAGCAACAACAACCAAAACAACCAaaacaacaataataataataataataatgatatttCGTTATGGAGATCGGTGAGAGAAAGAAAGAAACcacaaatattatatactCCTGAATATTGGGGAAGAAAACAAGAAGTGAAACAAATTAAACATGAATATAGATGTTTTATATGTAACAATACTAAGAATCATAAAGCTATTGTTAAGGATAGGAATGGTAATGATATTGAAATAGATTATGGTGATATGATTAATTGTTTCAGATGTCCTAAAACATATCATAAATTATGTGAAGGAataaaagatgaaaatgTAAAGAAAACATGGACATGTAGTTGGCATGAATGTTGTTTATGCTTTCGTAAGTCATCACAGTGTGGTAATTTATTAATCCATTGTGCTACTTGTCCCACAAGTTTTTGTTATAATTGCTTTCCTCCTGATTATGTAAGATATTATGTAGGTGAAGAATACTATCACAATTTAAGACAAAGGGGAGTTAATTTTACACCACAAAACTGGGTATGCTTTTTATGTTCTAAATGTAAAGCAGTTGAAGAACAGAAGAAGAGAAGAAAGATGACCAAAGAAGAAAGAGAAAACGAAAAACAACTACAGAAAGAATTAAGAAGTCAATTACATGATAGTAAGCAAGAAGAATTAGAAGCtaagaaaagaaaaagagCACAACAATTAGAAAGAgataaatttattatagAAAATAGGAAACGAATTGATGCTTTAGATCAACAATATGAAGATCAATTAAGAAAAGCATATGAAAATGTATTCCCtaataattttgtaaaaGAATTAGTTAATAGAATTGAACATGCAAAAATGTTAAAACAAAAAGGTATTGTAGAAgataatagtaataataaagagaccaataaaaaaaaatctacAACATTTTTACATACAAAATTACCAAGCAAATTATTAGTACTATGTGAAAATTGTAAATTACCATGTCATGctaattataaatatccTGGGAAGTGTTGTTATCCTCCTGAGTTAGACAAATCCTATTATATGTCTAATACATCTTTTAGTCAAATGGGAAGAGATGGGTTTGAAAAACGAGTAAGTGAAGGAAAGAATGATTCATGTTTGTCACATGTAAATTTTCAAGACAAGGTAGCAGATGATAGcaataatatgaaaaatattactaATATGTTAGATGCCAATAAAATGAGTAGTCCCCATAAGGGAGGTGCCAAAAGTGAGCAAAATGAGGGTTCTACAACACCTTCAAGAAATGAaggaataaaaaaagatataatgATCACATCAACAATGAATAGTAATAGTAAGGGTAATTCAGGTGCAAtgttaaatataaaaaatacaacAGCAGATAATAtcaacaataataataataataataataataataatagttattattttaatgaaaataaagaaagTTCACCATGtagtaataaaaatatgtcTAAAAAAGGAACAGAATATAACCAGAATGATGATCAAGATTATAATATAAGTGGAAGTAAAGATAAAGTGAAAAGTGTTGGTACGACATTATTATCTGATGGAAGTATGAGATTTGATAAGGATACACctgaaaataatatgaatgataataatatgaataataaccataataataatgataaagaTAGTCCAcagaataataataatgataatacTTCTAAGAATAAAACGAGAAAATTTTTAAGAGCTGTTTGTTCTAAATGTGGTACAGTTCAATTAGGTAAATTGGCTCATTTCAGAAAGCATTGTGATAAATTAActgaagaagaaaaaaaagaatatgaTGAGAAGAGAGagaaattaaaagaattaattaatttattaaataagaaaaaaataaaagaagaacATACTGAAGAAGAATATAAGAATATGTCtgtttttaaatttaaaagtTTATATAGTAATTATCAAGATAAAGCTGATGATATATTAGAAGATTGTATACGCTCAATGAAATGGGATATATTAATAGctgataaaaaaaaaataataaaaaaagaaaaagaaaaagaaaataaaaaagtatattcaaaaaatgatgatgataataaaaaaaataatatgacTAGTATGAGCTTAAAGGCAAAATTGACACATTTCTTATCAAATCAATCTTTAACTATAAATTCGGATTATTCAGATACAAAAGATATTATAGAAATACGAAGTGATTTAACAGATGAGATGAAAGAAAAACTAAATGATGAATTATCTACTATAAGtggaaaaagaaaaaaatgtgtagtaaaaaatattaaaaaggttaaaaaaaaaaaaggtaatgatgataataataataatgatgatgaaaataataaaagtaataatagttcatcaaaaaaaaaggatgataaagatttaaaaaaattaaatttacTTATTAATCCTTTTCATGAAAAGTTAATAAAAGATACACACAATGCAAATTTTATAAGGGATTCATTTAATGAAGATTTTTTGAATAAAGCAAAAGAATTTTTAAGAGTAACCAAAAgtaatttaattaataacggtaataataataataataataataaaaataaaaaaagtagtagtaataataaaaatattaataaaacaagtagtaatacaaaaaatagTAGTAATACAAAAAGTAGTAGTAACACAAAAAGTAGTAgtaatacaaaaaataaaaataataaaaataatctTAATCATTCCTTTTTAGAAAATGCTACGACTGCAGAAGATTTTCTTAGAGGTATAACTACAggtagtaataataatatttttaatcTTGTTTCATCATCAAATCCTCcatttgataaaaataaaaaattaaaagatgatgaatttgaaaaatcaattatacaaaattatctaaataaaatgaagaattctttaaaaaattcatcacagttagataaaaatagtataaaggaaaaattaaaagaattaaattATGTTAATTCTAGAGCAAATAGTAActcaaaaaataatatgaatactactaataataataataataataataataataatcaatataatattactGCTCAGGAGAATAGCCTCCGATTTGCTAAagaaatttttaaaaatggCGCATTCGATAAGAATGGTAATTTTAAATTGTATACAAACAAAGGTAATTTATGTAATACTAATAAAGATATTGTTCATCTTCTTAAAAGTAATGAGCAAATTGAAAATATGAATACAAACTCAGGATACTCAATTAACGATTTTAATCTTGATATATTCaatattgataaaaatattaaatgtgAAGATcttgaaaaaaaattattaaatttatgCGCTAGTACCAATTTAATGAACAAAAAGAATATGCAacatgataataataaaaaagaagataaCAAAAATTTTATGTTAGATAgcaaaaataaaaataaacaattcttatttaaaaaagataatacACAGCAACAAGAAGCCTTCCTTTCAAATACTCCCAAGTCAAAAAAGGAATCTAGCAATTCAAGAAAAAGGATGGTAGAAGAAGTAAATGTAgattatgatataaaaaaaattacaaataCATCTGAAAATAGTGGGCCAAATAAAGTCcaagaatatattttatatagaAGAAATTCATCTAGTGTAATGCCCAATGTaggaaataataatgataaaaacaaaaatgtCAGGAATGATGAcgatgatgatgaagaagatgatgaagatgatgacgaagataataatgaagatgatgacgaagataataatgaagatgATAACGAAGAGGAAGATGATGAGGAGGATGATAAAAATCAAAGTtcaaattataataataagaaaaaaaagacaaaTAATACAAGTACAAATAGcagtaataataatagtaataaaaataaaaataataaaagtggtaataatattcatcAAGCTAGTAACTTactttataaaaatttattaaataatcCGCAAAATCTTTTACAGCATTTAAATTTGGAAGATGTGAAGAATTTCTTAAAAGCAGCAGACAGAAGTAATAATGATAACGTCCCAGAAATTAActaa